GGCGGCGGCGCTGCTGGCGCTGGTCGTGGGCCTGGTCGTACGGAGAGCAAGGTAATGGGAGATTGGCCGCAGCGGGCATGGAGACTAACCGCAGAGAGTTACGATGTCGAAGAGTTAAATGAGGTGGTTGCCACAGAAATGCACCACCACATGATTTCTCCGCCGAGCTGCGCTCATTCGCCGAAACGCTTTCATAAGCTTTGCGTCCACTGCGGCCATGTTCTTCACGTCTTGAACGCGGCGCATAGGGCAATGACGCGGGCAAAAGCGCGGTGTTCGTCGCCCGCGCCTTTGACGTCGTGGAAGACGACGGCGAGGAGAGTGGCGGTGTAAAGCCGGTAGAGGATTTCGACGCTCCGGGGCATGCGGTCCGGCCAGTCGCCAGGGGCGCCGTAGCCGGACAGGAAGTCGTGGGTGAGGTAGCCGCACTCGTCGATGCGGGTGAGCTCCAGGGCGGGGTCGCCCATAAGGGCGTTGGACCAGTCTACGACGGCCTGTATGACGCCGTTGAGGGTGAGGATGTTGGCGGGGCGGATGTCCATGTGGAGGAGGCGCTCCCGGCCCGGCCAGCGGAGCATGTCGGTCATTTCGGCCTTTGGGGGCATGGCGAGGCGGACGCCGAATATGCGCTCGACGGCGCGGAAGCGCATGTCGAGCAGGTGGGCAAGTGTAAGTTCAAGGGTGGGCTCAGTCTGAGCGACTCGCCTGCCGCGCGGCGGCCGTATCTCGTGTATCGCTCGAACGATCTCGCCGACCTCGACCCAGGCCGGCGGCGAACCGTCGTGCTCAATGTACTCCGACACGATGAATCCGAAGTCCGTCTCCTCGTCCAGGTACGCGCCGAAGACCCGGTGGACGGGGACATCCGAGTTCTCGAACAGGCGGGAGACGGTACCCTCCTGCAGGAGCTGGTCGAAGGCGTCGATCTTGTCCTCAAGGTCGTTACTGACCCGGCGACGCTTGGGGACCTTGATTGCGACGTCGCCGAGCTGGGTGGAGGCGGCGCGGAAGACGTGACCATCCAAACCCTCTGCGAGGAAGCTGGCGCTTGCGACGCGCAGGTGTGGGAGGTGGTTGTCCAGGGCGGATTGGATGGCGGGGAGGATGTCGATGGGATAAGTCATGTGTGTGTGGTGCCTGGAAAGGCCTCAGAACCGAACGGGCGTAGCCCTCACCCCTCGCGCAAATCGAAGGGGAGAAACAAGGCGCCTGTCCCCCTCTGCCTTAACTCTGCGTCTCCCCTCTGCGAGCTCTGCGCTTAATTCCTTCCCTCACCGCCAGAAGAAGACGCGTTCGGCTGTGCCGCAGAGGACCTCCCTCCGCTGCGCTTCGGATAGAAAGTCCAGCCTGTCTCGAACGAGCGCGATCGAGTCCTCGTAGGTCTCGTGGACCAGCTGGTGAGGGGCGTCGCTACCCCACATGAGGCGCGATGTGCCGAAGGCGTCCACGAGGCTCTTGATGAGGGGCTTGAGGTCGTCGTGTGGTTTCGACTTCGCACCGAGGGCGTAGAAGGCGGAGACCTTCACAAAGACATTCGGGTACTTGGCCAGGCGGCACAACGCCTCGGTATCGGCGTCCGTGACGGGTCCGTCCGCGCCGACGCGCGCCATGTGGTCGATTACGACCGTTGTGTCCGGGTAGCGGGCGCACATGGCGGCGGTGTCATCCAGCCCTTGCGGGGATATCAGGAGGCAGACGGCCTGGCCGGTGTCCGCCGCCGCGGTAAACATGGCGGCGAATGCGGATGGGTTGTCCCAGCCCTTTGCGTAGTCCTTCTGCGGCACTATCCGGAACCCCGCGGCGCCTCTGTGCAGCGCCTCCTTTATCTGCGCGGCGACGTCCGGCGCCGCGTGGTCCAGTATCGGCGCGCCGCGGAAGACCGCAGGGAATCGCTCGATAGTGTCGAACAGGTACCGGTTGTCCGTCCCGTACTTGTTCGTCCCGACGATCAGGATGCGGCCTACGCGGGAAGGCCTCGCCCACCGCAGAAGCGTCTCCGGCGGGAAGTCTCGCGGCACGGCTGTAGCCGGGTCCATACCCTTGATGAAGGGGTAGCGGCCCGTGTCCGCCGTCCACACGTGCACGTGGGAATCGATGTACTCACGCATC
The DNA window shown above is from SAR202 cluster bacterium and carries:
- a CDS encoding aminoglycoside phosphotransferase family protein, translated to MTYPIDILPAIQSALDNHLPHLRVASASFLAEGLDGHVFRAASTQLGDVAIKVPKRRRVSNDLEDKIDAFDQLLQEGTVSRLFENSDVPVHRVFGAYLDEETDFGFIVSEYIEHDGSPPAWVEVGEIVRAIHEIRPPRGRRVAQTEPTLELTLAHLLDMRFRAVERIFGVRLAMPPKAEMTDMLRWPGRERLLHMDIRPANILTLNGVIQAVVDWSNALMGDPALELTRIDECGYLTHDFLSGYGAPGDWPDRMPRSVEILYRLYTATLLAVVFHDVKGAGDEHRAFARVIALCAAFKT
- a CDS encoding amidohydrolase translates to MASMREYIDSHVHVWTADTGRYPFIKGMDPATAVPRDFPPETLLRWARPSRVGRILIVGTNKYGTDNRYLFDTIERFPAVFRGAPILDHAAPDVAAQIKEALHRGAAGFRIVPQKDYAKGWDNPSAFAAMFTAAADTGQAVCLLISPQGLDDTAAMCARYPDTTVVIDHMARVGADGPVTDADTEALCRLAKYPNVFVKVSAFYALGAKSKPHDDLKPLIKSLVDAFGTSRLMWGSDAPHQLVHETYEDSIALVRDRLDFLSEAQRREVLCGTAERVFFWR